The DNA window CAATGGCGGACGATGGTcagcccgaggcatcgggcggcatatcgtccgccccactgtggatgctctcaggaaataaaataaaaagagaagaaaattcGAGTCAACCCTCCAAATCATCAAAGTTTCACATGGATCCACACAAATCGCATCATCTAATAAGTGAGTGCTAATCAATTTTCTTGAACCGTACGATTTTGTTGTTGTGAGAAACACATGATAACTCATATGATCAGCCAACACGCAGTTCCATAATtcattactactactactatatatgaTCCCATCCTTTTAGGGTAATTTAATATGCAATTAGTAAAATAGTAAgaataataataacaaaaaagaGTGAGTATTAatgtaatatattaattatggAAAATGAGTTCACCATTTTATTccataagaataaaaaaaacttatcaaaaacaaaaataaatatgggATGAGACACATTAAAAAAGAGTTATATTTATAAGAccgaaataatataattaattattgataCAAACCTATGCTTACATCTATTAAAATAAGATGAAAAAGCACTAGTAGTTAGACAAAAGTATCAGAGATAATGTTTTTATATCCATGGACATGCTTTATTACTAAAAACATGTAAACTTTCAAGTTTCAATCTCACAGAAGATATTCCGTTTTCTTTTTTCATTCGTTCTAACAAAAATAATcacttatttatttaaaaatttaaaaaataattaaaatattcaaatctTTTTCTTCTTACTTGCTTTATTCATTTCTCCTCGTGTAAAACATCCAACATTTTTTCTCTATATTGCTCtagtttttctctcttacttgaTTCATATTTCCTACTTTAAACATCCAACAATCTTATCTTTTTCTACTTGAACCTTTTAGAATAAGAGTCCATAAAATCTAATACCGTCTCAAGAAAGGGCCATCTTCCTTAAGTTAGAGGGGAAATAGTAATTTGTTTTGCTATATCCTCTGAGAAAAGTCACTAAACCAATCATTAAATAGTTATGATGCCACAAATATATAGACCGAATAAGAAGAATTGACAACTAAACATTGCACCAATTCCAAGGGAAAAGATGGCATGTGACTTGGATGCGAATACACAAACACGCACACCCATGTCAATGTTAAGGAGAGGAATAGTATTGAAGAAGAATAAAGGGGATTGCGGCAAAAACAAGTAACCCCTTTGAAAATGTAAACTGAAATTAAACACTAGCATTAAATCCTACTTCTACTTTTCTAATGTATCAACTCCTCAACTACAAACTGTTAAATTCCATCAAATCTAATAGTAGAAAAAATACTGGTGACTTACGTACATGCGAATACCTCCACGATTTGTCTATAGCTCTACTCCTCATCTATGTATCATCTCTCTCCCCTTTTGCTAGCTAATTACTCTATCCAATTTTCTGCAAGAAAATATTATTCAGTATCACTGAAGGAAACAGCTGAATCGATAAAATTGAATGgataattagtagtactatcaTTTTGCCATTTCCGGATGTATGTGGTTTAAAGTCACGtttacttttttccattttaggtaGGTGAACCCATCATTCAACTAACTcgttacactcacattctattataaaacagATACCCCTCCATCCTATCTAAGTTTAGTCAAAACTTTTGGTTACgtaaattaagaaattgtgttaaaaactaggagaaagaaataaaatatgaaagataaagagagagtaaagtacgtgatgagataaagtgagagtaattggatgttttgtttttttgccgAAAAAGGAGAAGACTCAACTTAGTTAAGACAtctcaaaaaggaatacgaatCAACCTAGTTGGGAGGGTGCGGTCCACATTCCACTACTCACTTTCGTACTTTTgtttacaaagtcaaacaatttcttaaaacgaGTCAAAATGAGATTATAAATGATGGGCGGACGAATCAAGTAACATGACTAGTCATTCACTATAGACTTAAATAAGAGTGTATTACTGTTAGACCATTGACTAAACCAGTTAGATTCAGATCTAACAACACCATTATGGCAGAGTTAATTTTACATGCATCATTTATTCCATTGTATCCAAATTTAAAATTCCACTAAATCCCTAATAAACCAATCACTATAAAGCTTTACCCTTTCACACTAGtcatacaaaaaaaacattaaacgGAATGAATGCAACTGGAAAAGATCAATTCATCATAGTAAAAGTAGGTCAATTCCCTATTGTCAACTTAAACATGgaaggcaaaaaaaaaaaaaaaaaaaaaaaaacttaaacaTGGAAGGCCAGCCTTCAAATTTCTAATTCAATTCTTGAATAAGTAAATTATAGCTGGTGCACATCACATTTACTATTACTAAAAAGGGATGTTAGGGTTtagaaatgaaataatttacCTGGAATAAGGGTGAGAGAGGGCATGTGAAAATGTATGCTTGGGAATTAGAAGATTGATTAACAGGAAGGGCCATTACAAGGGTCGGTCTTCCCCTTTCCCTTCTGCATCCGGCGCTCGTTGTCCTGCTGCGCCTCGATGTACTCCTGCAGCTGCTGGAGCTGCAGTAGATGGAGCGGATGCAGCTGCCCTTGCTCGTACTCGTGCTCCTGCTCGGGATGCTGAAATTGTTGGTGGCTTGCTTCGTAAGAGCTCCCCAATGTCAACGACGGCTGCTGCATTGCCCCACCACCGCTGCTAATCTGGTTTAATCCCGTGGCGGTCACTGCCCCTCCTCCTCCCCCCTCGCTGTTGAATCTCATAAATTCATTGCTCCGGTTATGATGTTGCATCATTTCTTGCTCCCGAGCCACCTCCAGATACTGCTGCTGCGCCACCAGATgtggttgttgttgttgttgtggtgGTGGCGCCTGATCTCGTATCATTAGTTGTTGTTGATGTTGATCTTGCTCGAGGATTAAgagttgttgttgttgttggtcACGCAGCACGAGCTGCATCCCCATCATCGCGGGCACATTTTGGGGGATGAGCTGATGATAGGGCTGCAGGGCGTGCTGTTGGGCGAATCCGGGATGGCTCAGCATTGGGGCCATCCCGGACGGGCCGATGTAGGACGCCAATTCCTTCTTGGCGTTCTCCAGATTGACGTGGAGCTGGCTGAGCCGCTGCTGGAGGAGGGAGATGAAGCCGACGCAGCCATAGATCGGGTCGCGGAGGCGGTGCTCGGCCTCGTACGCCAGCGAATTGACCGCGTCCTCGCGCTGCGAGGCGCTCAGCTCGTTGAGCAGCTTCGAGACGTTGCTGGCGCCGAACACCTTGTGCACGTTGGTGAACTTCTGCGGATTGTCCGGCGGGAAGTACGGCGCGAACACGCACTCCTGCGTGCACTTCCGCCGGAGGCACTTGCACGCGGCGCACGGCGAGTTTGACGACATCGTTTCGATTTTATCCTCTTCAAAAGGGGGAAGGAAACATTGTTAGTCATCGATAATCAATTGAGCTTCGAAATCGGTGATTTAAATTGCAGTTTAAAATTGAGTAAAAAATTGAAAGCAGTAATTGGGGAATCGAAGCTGACAGATAAAGTATTGTTAAATTGAAGGCGAAAGTCAGAAGATGATGAAATCAAGTTGAATTATACTTTAATGGAAGAAATGTGAATGCATTAACTGTAGAAGCTTCAAGGAAACGCACTGATCGCCGGAAAATCAAGTTGAATTatactttaattgaataaatgtGAATGCATTAACTGCAGAAGATTTAAGGAAACGCAATGATCGCCAGAACTCTGTGATGGACTCAGTCTTAGCGGAAAATATGCATAAACTTGGAATGCTAGATATGttggaatattaattaataaacttgattttgtaaatatctGCATATTATAGAATGATCTAGAACACAAACCTTTGTATTTCCCAAATATTTCTCCAAACTAAAATACTCCTCCAACATATATCTTTCCAACAAGATAACAGCAGAGAAAGTTTCAGATccaagaaaaatctgaaacgaTAACACCTCTTTCTGTGAATCTTCAAATtccaaaaatcaacaaagaaatTGAAAGAAAATGCGTTTCTTCACCTTATTGAATCACAAATTGAAGAACAATGAGAGTGGAAATATGATACATTAACCCTGGGTTTAGTGGAGAGAGAGCCTAGGGTTTGATTCCAAGAATTTCTGGATCCGATTTTCAAATTTCTCAATCCCCAAAAAACTAGGacaaaatcaaacaatataAACCATCactatttgaattttattttatactgaATTATTATGAACTGAGATATGAGATAAATGGAAATTACAATAACAATGTGTACGTGTAATTATagaatatatatgaatataatttCAGTTATAAGCGAAGGGTATGATCGGAGCCGTACACGTGTGTTGAAGGAGATTTGCGGGGCGTTGGATTTTTAGAAGGCCAGCATATTCTTAATAGGTTAACATGGGCTGATAATTAATctatataaaaattcattagTCGTTAtttgaatatgaataattaagACATGCAACAAATTTCAAATCATTTCCAAGCCCATTAAGCttgaataaactaaaataaggccattaaattaataaaattatggtTTAAATAGGTTTGgctaatgaattaattaattcactTCAAGTTTGATAATTTAGTTTTTAGTTTACGTTTGAATATTGTAGTGAtgtgatttatatattttaatatttttaattgttaatttttttatttaataaatatgatatttaatatattttcataattttcattatagtatttcattttttattaaagtcATTGGTAATAAAGTACTGTGGGGTTTATGACTCCCTCGATTCCATTAAAATATAGGCAATTGAAACGACACAGGAATTAATCTACGATTGGtatagtaagagagataatgataaagagtagttaaagtagtgttggTAGATAATGTCACTCACAACATTATTAGCgtttaatgagttgtaatgggGGGAGATTCCATTTTTGTTCTAGAgaattaatggaattccattttaatgaaggagattagatttattccgaatgggggagtgacgcacaagggttatgcgtcattattattgaacgacgcacaacccttatgcgtcgttggtTAACGACGCACAAtgattatgcgtcgttcaaagatgcataagcattatgcgtcttaccctaatgacgcataacccttatgcgtcacactggtaagcattcccgcctgtcacccgggtgacccgggttcgatccccggcaatggcgcatttttactattattattactattatttattagaGTATAGTCACCGCTATTATAAtaagcattattttattttcttataatagTGGGTAGAACATTCATTAATCAATATTGCAGCAAGGActtttggaaattattttatttattttcttataacaTAAAGACttggattatttaattaatagtatataatattatgCCATGTATTTTATAAAGTGTAATCTATAAGTGaataaagttttgatttttatgttattatacAATTAACGGCATAAACAATAGTAATTTTAAGATATTCAAAaataaacttaatatataaaataaaataaacagtgGTCAtagataatagtagtataaattaatttgtcaaTGTACATGTATTCGTTTTGGGGGACCAATTAGATTGGGCATTTATTCTtaacttctttaattaattcttttataagagtaatatctatttgccaaaaacaaatgtttagaataactcattttcatcaaatactaatcacttaaaaaaatgcgccgttgccagggattgaacccgggtcacccgggtGACAGGCTGGAATGCTTACTagtgtgacgcataagggttatgcatcattagggtaagacgcataatgcttatgcgtcttttaacgacgcataacccttgtgcgtcactcccccattcagaataaatctaatctccttcattaaaatggaattccattagttCTCTAGACCAAAAATAGAATTGTTCCGTTGTAATGGTGGACTATAGTGGTATAAGTTAAgtaaattgatatatatgggTAATAAGTTGAAgaaaactttccataaatggaaattCCCATATTTTTATCGGACGGAGCGAAAATAAAAGTGGACATATTTTtatgacggagggagtataattagATAATAGATTCATTTGAAATAATTAGTTTATTTGTCGTTGCTCTGATTCATTTACGGCTCTGCCTACTTGATTTGAATTATTGGACGAACACCCGAACAAATTAGTTAAAGGGATGTTGGGATATCGAATTCAAACTCAATACTCATAGATTTGAAATTTTATAAGTCGGGAATTTGGGGAAATTCTAATGTCAACGGTGGAAATCTGGTTTTTGGGTGCATTGGACTATGTAGGCATCGTTGTAAGTtgtaacaaataaaaattctaGTGAAATGTGATACATAAAGCATAATGATGTAATCTGGTAGGTATAATATGTAGGAAATTAAAATTTGCAAATGTAAAGCAAGAATATTACCTAAGTTATTAACTGCAAAATTTGGTTATTGtttatataatgataataacaTTAATAATCGATGTGATATTATGGGATTTATCTTCACAGAATTTGTAATGGCGTGAAGATATGAAATAAAAGACTTACCTTATAATTAAAACACTACCATTAATATTGAGATAATATCGTAACTGATTAAAATCTCACTCCTTTTATACCGTTTAATACTTATGAACGCATATAAAATATGTCACGTGGAAGATTGTGGTGTGTAGGATTTATATATATGTCTTATAATAAATGTCAAACTTTCCTTTTAAATTTATCCCATAAAAgttacatttctttttttaaaaaagtccctctcatattaatataaatatattattttctctctctacctaACACATAAAAAAATCATCTAAAATCGCATGTCAATTCCtaagtgtgtcatctattatgggactaTATTCCTATACAGTAAGTGGGCTATGATAGTCAACTTCATTCCAATACATCTTTACTACtaagtgtgtcatctattatgagacTATATTCCTATACAGTAACACATATAGTGTTCTAGTGCATGCAGTGTGTGAGTGTTATGCGTGTATTGTGTATGTTGTGTATATGTGCATAGGTGTGCGTCCGTGCAGAGTGTGTGTTCGtgcatgtagtgtgtgtattattTGAATGTGTGTGTGCGTTGTGTGTCTGAAATTGCTATTTTCAAACTAAAATCTAGAATTGTCATACTATTTCTTTTGCTCCCGTCACGACAAAAGAGAAGCACTTTTATAATCATATTACAAAGATAATTATGTGAGTGCAACATACAAAGTCTAAGATAAGAAATTGACTCTGAATATTAATCTTATTTAAATCTCATGAACTCCACAAAAAGCTTATATATAGCCTTGGGCATGAAGTCCTGTTGGTAACTCCATATATACCATTTTATTGCTAAAAAATTCAAGCATTTCCACCACCTTATAGCATTCCATATTGGAAATATTGAAGCCTTTTAGACgggcaaactcttgctattacaaaagaaccaaaaactggaaggtaagtaaaacaaagtaaatacaataaaaggaccaagatgcaaactatagtcttcttcaagtcgagtcgaggtgaccctctctccgcaagacgaaatacgccccggctagtgctcacggattggcgtaatgtccccaaagatgaaacgactttcctcctatcgagttgaagcacctcaaactcgtaggctccggcgaacttgaattggaggcgagaaccgagcaatgcaatgctcctaagatgcacactagaatgcttgagctagagagaagagagaatgcttTTTGTTGGTGGGTTCTCTTCTCCTAAATCCCATCTATTTATAGGTGAGGAAAGACTAAGTGAAAAGTCTCACCATCAAGGCACCTCATAAAGTAAATGGAGGATACCTTAAGATGAAAGGCCAATGGCCTAGCCCTTTCAAAAAACCACACgtttttcctacaatcccccatattagttagagcgctgcaagctcaaaccaacaccagacacaaatgcatgtatgcagactcttttgctcagttctcaagaaacgatactgtatttggagaggtaacatgtggttttgaaccttccatagtcaacactatcggacataccggcgggctagaggacgcgatgccttgaactattcctccttggtgtatgcctagtcaatagcatcaacacaatattgtctcaactccatcagttctcacaTTTGTGTCTgtttcggccgtggaacacctctttggaattcataagtgactcacacacacgaagTGGCCCCActtctcacttacataggtgattctttcatgagtatcctaCCATAttgcatctccttgagatttcaagaatcattaaaagtcaaaagacttaacctcttaccacgtgcaggttacaacactcaatgctttctaaagaatgggcgaagattaaaatcttctgagtgttacagctagatttgtatagcttcgtttttccattgaaccaatcccatgggatctccaatcgtatggttgggtaaccactatactcatcttttaagatgtggttttcagtcccattccttttagcaatttatgcatttgatcacggtttaaaccttttgttaacggatccgctaagttatccactgactttacatagtcaactgagataatgccacttgtgatcaactgccttacggtattatgtcgccgacgaatatgtcgagacttaccattataaaagccactttgtgctctacctatagctgctttgctatcacagtgtatcaatactgcgggcactggcttcttccaacatggaatacattctaggaaatttctgagccactcggcttcttcccctgctttatccaaagcgataaactcagattccatggtggaacgagcaatacacgtctgtttcattaatttccacgagacaacaccacccccacagtgaacacatacccacttgtcgaaaatgagtcttttgaatcagagatccaatttgcatcacagtacccttcaagtacttggggatatcttgtgtaatgcaacccaaagttaagagtatacttcaagtatctcaaaactctacacagagctttccaatgttccttacttgggttgctcgtaaatcggctcaacttgtttacaggacaagcaagatcaggtcgagtacagtttgtgataaacatcaaacttcctatgacctttgcatactcttcttgagcaacagaatcactcatattcttgctcagatggacattgagctccaaaggagtctttgctggcttacaagcaaacgagttgaatttcttaagcatttcctcaacataatgagattgcgttaaggaaattccctcattagtcctcaatattttgattccgagaatcacatcagttagacccatatctttcatatcgaaatttcttttcaacatgttttttgtctcgttaataatgacactattgctgcccattatcaacatatcatcaacatacagacacacaataacaaacccgttatctttgttcttaatgtaaacacacttatcacactcattgatagtgaatccatttgccaacatcacgttatcaaatttcaaatgccattgtaatggtgcttgcttcaacccatataatgactttaccagtttgcatactttacgctcttgcccaggcacaacaaaccctttgggttgttccatatatatttcttcttccagatcaccatttagaaatgcagtttttacatccatttggtgaatctcaagattgtgcaaagcagtaATCGCTAGAAGCACCCGAATTGAAGTGATTCTcctaacaggtgaataggtatcaaaaaagtcatacccttctttctgcttaaagccttggacaactaggcgagctttgtacttatctatagtaccatcgggcttatatttccttttcagaatccacttgcaccctaaaggcttacagccttcaggcaagtctactaacacccaagtgttatttctcatgatggattcaatttcactgttgatagcttcttgccaccacgcagcgtctgggccagacagagcttccgccaatgactttggtttgtcatccaacataaaagttatgaagtcaggaccaaatgttttagcaactttaactcttttaccacgtcttggttcaacatcctcaggacttgacctcgtcctttttggaggattagaactagtggattcatccatcattctttcactagaacgatcctcttgcctcttgcaagggtatagattctcaaagaatatagcattccttgactcaatcgttgttccttcagccacgccaggcacaactgacctatggactaggaaacgataggcactactattaagtgcatggccaataaagatgcaatcgactgttttagggcctattgcaacttgtttcggaggtggcacttctaccttcgctaaacacccccacactttgaggtatgaatatgaaggtttcttccccttccacaactcataaggagtcacatccctattttttagtggaattttattcaggatatgattcgctgttaacacagcctccccccacatgttctgggataaaccagaattaatcaacagagcattcatcatctctttaagtgttcgattttttcgttcagcaactccatttgactggggagaatatggagccgttgtttggtgaattataccacttgcatgacataattctgcaaacggggctacatattcaccacctctatcacttcgaacacacttaattcgacaattaagttgattttcggcttcatttttgaagtctttaaacgcttcaattgcctcatctttacttcttaataagtaaaggtaacaataccttgtgcaatcatctataaatgtgatgaagtactttttaccacctctagtttgcacaaattttaaatcacatacgtctgtatggttaactctagaggttttgtgctccgttctaccgagcgaaacggtagcttggtcatttttgcttcaacacagacttcacatttttcttgggagttaaacttatctacttttagtaaattaagatttactaatctttttatagcatttagatttacttgtcccaatcttttatgccataaatcagagcactcaagcaaataagaggatgtgtcatcttccttatttcttaatccttttccacggtgaatgaccgtaacatttagctcaaaaagcccattcactaggtgaccttcacctatgaacttttcatacttggtcaatataaccttttcacactcaaattctagtgaaaatccatgatttactagaagtgagcctgacaccaaattatttcggatgtctgggacatgtagcacatccttgagggtaagaacctttccggatcctaattttaggaacacattacccacaccaaccacctcggaagaggcttggtttcccatacgtacttttctacctccaacagatttgtaagtagaaaaaacgcttctctcagagcacacatgacatgtggcacccgtatcaacaaaccattcatttggattattaccatggtccacgtcggagaccactgcgatcacctcgtgatctttgttgtttataacaacacgttcaaataatttgtacagtattgtttccaacaataagtacacaattatattgaaccaaatgtgcattggtatattcatcaacccatgcatcccaattactactaccaagtctaaattggtcttgcttgtcaaatgacaaacgataaacatcattctcaagagaatagatctcaaggaattaaccactccatagcgcatcgacattgcgaccgttcgttgctttattccagctttgaatttcatgtttcctccagcatcggtcgacatgatttcaacaagagtacaatatttcatcttgcgattgttggaaatattgaagCCTTTTAGACgggcaaactcttgctattacaaaagaaccaaaaactggaaggtaagtaaaacaaagtaaatacaataaaaggaccaagatgcaaactatagtcttcttcaagtcgagtcgaggtgaccctctctccgcaagatgaaatacgccccggctagtgctcacggattggcgtaatgtccccaaagatgaaacgactttcctcctatcgagttgaagcacctcaaactcgtaggctccggcgaacttgaattggaggtgagaaccgagcaatgcaatgctcctaagatgcacactagaatgcttgagctagagagaagagagaatgcttTTTGTTGGTGTGTTCTGTTCTCCTAAATCCCATCTATTTATAGGTGAGGAAAGACTAAGTGAAAAGTCTCACCATCAAGGCACCTCATAAAGTAAATGGAGGATACCTTAAGatgaaaggccaaaggcctagccCTTTCAAAAAACCACACGTTTTTCCTACATTCCACTCCATGGCTTATAATTTATGAACATCATCTTCCTCTATGCTGCCACGAGTAATTGGACCGGAGTGCGCAAGCGTTACCGGTGCATCGCTGATCCCACTTGGGAGATTTTAAATAGATGGAGCCTATATTTCTGaaattaagagaaaaaaatatttcatgGAATCGTATGACAGTCCTTTAATAAGTGTAATTATCACTTTAAATCTCAAACTATATTCATAGTATCAATTATATCTTGAATTATCAACAATATTATTTCAACCACGAATATTCGATTTTGTTATGATATGCCCATGACCATTTTTTAGCTCCGAAAAGTTGACGCAGATCCTAGGATAGCCAAATGATGTCTTTTAAGTCGGACTATAACAAATTACCATaatgatgggatacgaactaaacaactaaacaataattgcgagcccaatagcagtgacggcccatcagcccaaaacccaagaaagagtatcagttcggcacaaccaaagagttcggtcacagcctatagctcggtaaaagccgaccaatcgagctcaactctcagatcggcaaaagctgatcggcaaagttcagcagttcggtctcagtattcgaccgaacaaggagatagtggacccatgcaggatctccacgacctccattacacccacgatctatttagtggtattaagcagttatcaacccccctaccagggctgcaaaccacgatcttagttcgaatgtataaatagaacttagatcagatagaccagggttaagt is part of the Salvia splendens isolate huo1 chromosome 6, SspV2, whole genome shotgun sequence genome and encodes:
- the LOC121807338 gene encoding LOB domain-containing protein 36-like produces the protein MSSNSPCAACKCLRRKCTQECVFAPYFPPDNPQKFTNVHKVFGASNVSKLLNELSASQREDAVNSLAYEAEHRLRDPIYGCVGFISLLQQRLSQLHVNLENAKKELASYIGPSGMAPMLSHPGFAQQHALQPYHQLIPQNVPAMMGMQLVLRDQQQQQLLILEQDQHQQQLMIRDQAPPPQQQQQPHLVAQQQYLEVAREQEMMQHHNRSNEFMRFNSEGGGGGAVTATGLNQISSGGGAMQQPSLTLGSSYEASHQQFQHPEQEHEYEQGQLHPLHLLQLQQLQEYIEAQQDNERRMQKGKGKTDPCNGPSC